Proteins from a genomic interval of Bradyrhizobium sp. CCBAU 53340:
- a CDS encoding ABC transporter ATP-binding protein — MSEQQTGANSAARDLVISARGLTRHYGKSVAVDSIDFGIARGEVFGLLGPNGAGKTTTILMMLGLTEISSGEVSVLGFNPAREPLKVKRRVGYLPDAVGFYDQLTAAENLAYTAKLMGLARAERTARIEAALVRVGLAEVAEKRVATFSRGMRQRLGLAEIIMKRAEIAILDEPTSGLDPQATQEFLGLIGELKAEGVTVLLSSHMLDQVQRVCDRVALFRGGRIVLMGAVPELAVKVLGAGFVVEVEAEGPGIARRLAMIPGVTQVETLAADRFRMTAERDVRPDAARAVVAGDGTLRRLSVDEPSLESIYARYFQAQSAGDVRHAA; from the coding sequence ATGAGCGAGCAACAGACCGGAGCCAACAGTGCGGCACGTGATCTCGTCATCAGTGCGCGCGGCCTCACCAGGCACTATGGAAAATCGGTTGCCGTCGATTCCATCGACTTCGGCATCGCCCGCGGCGAGGTGTTCGGTCTGCTCGGGCCCAACGGCGCCGGCAAGACCACCACCATCCTGATGATGCTCGGCCTGACCGAGATTTCGTCCGGTGAGGTCAGCGTGCTCGGCTTCAATCCGGCGCGCGAGCCGCTGAAGGTCAAGCGTCGGGTCGGTTACCTGCCCGATGCGGTCGGCTTCTACGACCAGCTGACGGCCGCGGAGAATCTCGCCTACACCGCCAAGCTGATGGGGCTTGCCCGCGCCGAGCGGACCGCGCGGATAGAAGCCGCGCTCGTCCGCGTTGGCCTTGCCGAGGTTGCCGAGAAGCGCGTGGCGACCTTCTCGCGCGGCATGCGGCAGCGGCTGGGTCTGGCCGAGATCATCATGAAGCGCGCCGAGATCGCAATCCTCGACGAGCCGACATCCGGCCTTGATCCGCAAGCGACGCAGGAATTCCTCGGATTGATCGGGGAACTGAAAGCTGAAGGCGTCACCGTGCTGCTGTCGTCTCATATGCTCGACCAGGTGCAGCGCGTCTGTGACCGGGTCGCGCTGTTCCGGGGCGGCCGGATCGTCCTGATGGGCGCCGTGCCGGAGCTTGCCGTCAAGGTGCTTGGCGCGGGCTTCGTCGTGGAGGTCGAGGCCGAAGGACCGGGCATCGCCCGGCGGCTGGCGATGATCCCGGGAGTGACCCAGGTGGAGACCCTTGCTGCCGATCGTTTTCGCATGACGGCCGAGCGCGATGTGAGGCCGGATGCGGCGCGTGCCGTCGTCGCAGGGGACGGGACGCTGCGGAGATTGTCGGTCGATGAGCCGAGCCTCGAATCGATCTATGCGCGCTATTTCCAGGCGCAGTCCGCGGGAGACGTTCGCCATGCGGCGTGA
- a CDS encoding ABC transporter permease yields MRREGSPFQGLSTVFVKELSDHVSSIRMLMLELLVVSTALAALYEAINSLRQNTAEDPFLLLRLFTIDQAPLPSFVAILGFLIPLMAIGLGFDAVNSEHNRRTMSRILAQPIYRDALLMGKFLAALATIGICLVALWLLVIGLGLIFLGVPPGGEEIARSAVFLIVAIFYAGVWLSLAMLLSIIFRSPATAALVSLGLWLFLTVLWPMLAPAIAQAVAPADPRYALLGLNDPATAVWTQELLRLSPNDLFEEAMLAVLSPTTRALGPVFLDQLRGAVMGAPLPFGESVMIAWPQTVGLVAGTIVLFAFGYVLFQRQEVRA; encoded by the coding sequence ATGCGGCGTGAGGGATCCCCATTCCAGGGCTTGTCGACCGTGTTCGTCAAGGAGCTCTCCGACCACGTCTCCAGCATCCGGATGCTGATGCTGGAGCTGCTGGTCGTCTCCACGGCGCTGGCCGCGCTCTACGAAGCGATCAACAGCCTCCGGCAGAATACGGCCGAAGACCCGTTTCTCCTGCTGCGGCTGTTCACGATCGACCAGGCGCCCTTGCCGTCCTTTGTCGCGATCCTCGGCTTTCTCATTCCGTTGATGGCGATCGGGCTCGGCTTTGACGCCGTGAACAGCGAGCATAACAGGCGGACGATGTCGCGGATTTTGGCACAGCCGATCTATCGCGACGCGCTGCTGATGGGCAAGTTCCTCGCCGCCCTTGCCACCATCGGCATCTGCCTTGTCGCCCTGTGGCTGCTGGTGATTGGTCTCGGACTGATCTTCCTCGGCGTGCCGCCCGGCGGCGAGGAGATCGCGCGATCGGCGGTGTTCCTGATCGTTGCGATCTTCTACGCCGGCGTCTGGCTGTCGCTTGCGATGCTGCTGTCGATCATATTCCGCTCGCCTGCCACTGCCGCTCTGGTTTCGCTCGGGCTCTGGCTGTTCCTGACCGTGCTCTGGCCGATGCTGGCGCCGGCCATTGCACAGGCAGTCGCACCGGCCGATCCACGCTATGCGCTGCTCGGCCTCAATGACCCCGCCACCGCGGTCTGGACGCAGGAATTGCTTCGCCTCTCGCCCAACGATCTGTTCGAAGAGGCGATGCTCGCCGTGCTGTCACCGACGACGCGTGCGCTCGGTCCGGTCTTCCTCGACCAGCTCCGCGGGGCCGTCATGGGCGCACCGCTTCCCTTCGGCGAGAGCGTCATGATCGCCTGGCCGCAGACCGTAGGGCTCGTTGCGGGCACAATCGTGCTGTTCGCTTTCGGCTATGTGCTCTTTCAACGGCAGGAGGTGAGAGCGTGA
- a CDS encoding rhodanese-like domain-containing protein yields the protein MTISVKQMLEAANAAVPKITPAEAKEMIGKGNVLVLDVRDAPEIEKSGKIHGAVNVSRGMLEFRADPDSPYHDKVFARDKPVILYCASGGRSALAGKVLKDMGYSHVYNVGGFKDWVDAGGATEKPAM from the coding sequence TTGACAATTTCCGTGAAGCAGATGCTGGAGGCCGCCAACGCCGCCGTGCCGAAGATCACGCCGGCCGAAGCCAAGGAGATGATCGGCAAGGGCAACGTGCTCGTGCTCGACGTGCGCGATGCGCCGGAGATCGAAAAGAGCGGAAAAATTCATGGCGCGGTGAACGTCTCCCGCGGCATGCTGGAGTTTCGTGCCGATCCGGACTCGCCTTATCACGATAAGGTGTTTGCCAGGGACAAGCCCGTGATCCTTTATTGCGCCTCAGGGGGTCGCTCGGCCTTGGCCGGCAAGGTGTTGAAGGATATGGGCTACAGCCACGTCTACAATGTCGGTGGTTTCAAGGATTGGGTCGACGCCGGCGGCGCGACCGAGAAGCCGGCCATGTAG